In the Drosophila virilis strain 15010-1051.87 chromosome 4, Dvir_AGI_RSII-ME, whole genome shotgun sequence genome, TGATGTAAACATTTTAGCTATTTCGAAAATATCAGTTTTATAATGAAATGTTGTCTTTCTTGTAGAAAGCTTTACAAACACTTCCATgtgcaaaatgtttaaataaatttgtaaaacccaaaacaaaaacaaactatttATAATCAGTCcttaagtttatatatatttcaatcaaAACATCTAATCTTATCGTAAATGCAGAACTGGCTTCGCCTCAAACGGCCTCCAGCAGCAGGGCGATGCCCTGACCACCGCCAATGCAAGCGGAACCGATGCCATACTTGAGCTTCTTGCGCCTGCGAAGAGTGgaggagagaaagagagagagcgatatATGAATGGAGATGAATGAAGTTCACAACCGGAATAGTTTGTCTACTTACTGCAACTCGTGCACCAGATGGCCCGTGATGCGAGAGCCACTGGCGCCCAGTGGATGACCCAGAGCAATGGCACCGCCGTTCACATTCAGTTTCGTTTGATCCAGCTTCAAGGCATCGGCACAGGCCAGGGTTTGAGCGGCAAAGGCTTCATTGATCTGCAAAGCGTTTAATTGAGAACCAACTATAATTGTGTACGCAATTGGAGATCTACCTCGATCAGGTCAATGTCCTCCAGTTTCTTGCCGGATACCCTGAGCACGTTTTGTATGGCAGGCACTGGTCCAATGCCCATAATCTCTGGCTTGACGCCCACAAACGAGAAAGCAACGAGACGTGCCAGCGGCTTCAGGTTGTACTCCTTGAGTGCCTCCTCGGAGGCAACGATCACAGCGGCAGCGCCATCACAAATGCCGGATGCTGTGCCCGCGGTGACAACGCCGTTTTTCTTGAACAGCGACGGCAGCTTGGCCAGTCCCTCGATGGTGGTTTTGGGCCGTGGATGCTCATCCACCACAAAGTCAACCTCCTTGCCCTTGACCTTCAGTTTGATGGGCGTAATTTCGGCATTGAAGGCGCCCTCCTGCTGTCCCTTTTCCCAGTTCTTTTGCGAACGCAGCGAAAACTCATCCACGCGCTCCCTGGAAATCTTGTACTGATCGGCCAGATTCTCAGCAGTCAACGCCATGGGCAGCTTGCAGTGGGTATCTGTCAGACCCGCCCACAGGGCATCCTCCAGATTGTAGTTGGCACCCAATGTGGTGCCAAAGCGCATGTTGCGCGCTATGAACGGAGTCTGCGACATGCTCTCCACGCCACCGGTGAGCGCCACCTTGGCACCGCCCACCAAAATGTCCTGAGCACCATTCACAATCGACTGGAAGCCAGAGCCGCAGAGACGATTAATGCCCAACGCTGGCTTCTCAATGGGAACGCCGCAGTTGAGTCCGACATGGCGAGGCACATAGATGCCATCTGTGGACGAGGACTGCAAATAAAAGATGAGCAGAATTCGTCTC is a window encoding:
- the yip2 gene encoding 3-ketoacyl-CoA thiolase, mitochondrial codes for the protein MSAVTKGIYIVAAKRTAFGTFGGALKNINQTQLQTTAAKAALDAAGLKGEQVDTVIVGNVIASSSTDGIYVPRHVGLNCGVPIEKPALGINRLCGSGFQSIVNGAQDILVGGAKVALTGGVESMSQTPFIARNMRFGTTLGANYNLEDALWAGLTDTHCKLPMALTAENLADQYKISRERVDEFSLRSQKNWEKGQQEGAFNAEITPIKLKVKGKEVDFVVDEHPRPKTTIEGLAKLPSLFKKNGVVTAGTASGICDGAAAVIVASEEALKEYNLKPLARLVAFSFVGVKPEIMGIGPVPAIQNVLRVSGKKLEDIDLIEINEAFAAQTLACADALKLDQTKLNVNGGAIALGHPLGASGSRITGHLVHELQRKKLKYGIGSACIGGGQGIALLLEAV